One Streptomyces sp. RPA4-2 genomic window carries:
- the glgC gene encoding glucose-1-phosphate adenylyltransferase: MRRTGHPLGEWSRDLGEGPSVLGIVLAGGEGKRLMPLTADRAKPAVTFGGTYRLVDFVLSNLVNADILRICVLTQYKSHSLDRHVTTTWRMSSLLGNYVTPVPAQQRLGPRWYLGSADAILQSLNLVYDERPDYIAVFGADHVYRMDPRQMLAQHIESGAGVTVAGIRVPRAESSSFGVITPGSDGQTVRGFLEKPADPPGLPDDPGCVFASMGNYIFTTKALVEALQRDAEDEDSVHDMGGSILPMLTERGEARLYDFSENHVPGETTRDQGYWRDVGTLDAYYDAHMDLIAERPAFNLYNRRWPIYTHSGQLSPARFSTGGIASGSIVSAGCLIRGQVTRSVLSPGVLVDPGAVVQGSVLHDNVRIGRGAVVRGAVLDKNVEVPPGATIGVNPERDAELYTVSGNGVIALGKGRLVS; this comes from the coding sequence ATGCGGCGAACGGGACACCCCCTGGGCGAGTGGAGCCGGGACCTGGGGGAGGGGCCTTCCGTACTGGGGATCGTACTCGCGGGGGGAGAGGGCAAGCGTCTGATGCCCCTCACGGCGGACCGCGCGAAACCCGCGGTCACCTTCGGCGGAACGTACCGCCTGGTGGACTTCGTGCTCTCCAATCTCGTCAACGCGGACATCCTGCGCATCTGCGTCCTGACGCAGTACAAGTCGCACTCGCTGGACCGGCATGTGACGACGACCTGGCGGATGTCGAGCCTGCTCGGCAACTACGTCACGCCGGTCCCCGCCCAGCAGCGGCTCGGCCCGCGCTGGTACCTGGGCAGCGCGGACGCGATCCTGCAGTCCCTCAACCTCGTGTACGACGAACGGCCCGACTACATCGCGGTGTTCGGCGCCGACCACGTCTACCGCATGGACCCGCGGCAGATGCTCGCCCAGCACATCGAGAGCGGCGCGGGCGTGACCGTGGCGGGGATACGGGTGCCGCGCGCCGAGTCCTCCTCGTTCGGTGTCATCACCCCCGGCTCCGACGGGCAGACCGTGCGGGGCTTCCTGGAGAAGCCCGCCGACCCGCCGGGTCTGCCCGACGACCCCGGCTGCGTCTTCGCCTCGATGGGCAACTACATCTTCACCACCAAGGCCCTGGTTGAGGCGCTCCAGCGGGACGCCGAGGACGAGGACTCGGTGCACGACATGGGCGGGTCGATCCTGCCCATGCTCACCGAGCGCGGTGAGGCGCGGCTCTACGACTTCAGCGAGAACCACGTCCCCGGGGAGACCACCCGGGACCAGGGGTACTGGCGCGACGTCGGGACGCTCGACGCGTACTACGACGCCCACATGGACCTGATCGCCGAACGCCCCGCCTTCAACCTCTACAACCGCAGGTGGCCCATCTACACGCACTCCGGGCAGCTCTCGCCGGCGAGATTCAGCACCGGGGGCATCGCGAGCGGGTCGATCGTCAGCGCGGGCTGTCTGATCCGGGGGCAGGTCACGCGGTCGGTGCTCTCGCCGGGCGTCCTCGTCGACCCGGGCGCCGTGGTCCAGGGCTCCGTCCTGCACGACAACGTCCGCATAGGGCGTGGCGCGGTGGTGCGCGGCGCGGTCCTCGACAAGAACGTCGAGGTGCCCCCGGGCGCGACGATCGGCGTCAACCCGGAGCGGGACGCGGAGCTGTACACGGTCTCCGGGAACGGGGTGATCGCGCTCGGGAAGGGCCGGCTCGTGTCGTAG
- a CDS encoding wax ester/triacylglycerol synthase family O-acyltransferase, with product MTSDLLAPLDLAFWNIESAQHPMHLGALGVFTAHSPTAGAHAADLLAARAVGVPGLRMRIRDVWQPLVYPPTFGSATREPAPHFDPLDHVRLHAPTTDFHTDAGRLMERPLLRGRPPWEAHVLPGEDGTSFAVFFKFHHALADGLRALMLAAALMDPVDMPEPRPRPAEPPRSLFPDVRKLPGLVRGTLSDVGRALDIGTSVARATLGVRSSPALTSRPTGTRRIAGVSLDLDDVHRVRKSVGGTVNDVLIAVVAGALRTWLDERGDGSEGVAPRALIPVSRRRPRTAQPQGNRLSGYLIRLPVDDPDPVGRLRAVRTAMDRNKDAGPNRGAGAVALLADHVPPLGHRLGGPVVGQAARLLFDILVTSVPLPSLGLKLGGCPLAEVYPLAPLARGQALAVAVSTFRGRVHYGLVADAEAVPDLHRLARALTEEVETLIIACGP from the coding sequence TTGACTTCCGATCTCCTCGCACCACTCGACCTGGCGTTCTGGAACATCGAGTCCGCCCAGCACCCGATGCACCTCGGTGCCCTCGGCGTCTTCACGGCGCACTCGCCCACCGCGGGCGCGCACGCCGCCGACCTGCTCGCGGCCCGCGCGGTCGGGGTCCCCGGGCTGCGCATGCGGATCCGCGACGTCTGGCAGCCTCTCGTCTATCCGCCGACCTTCGGAAGCGCGACCCGGGAACCCGCGCCCCACTTCGACCCCCTGGACCACGTCCGGCTGCACGCGCCGACCACGGACTTCCACACGGACGCGGGACGGCTCATGGAGCGCCCGCTGCTGCGCGGCCGGCCGCCCTGGGAGGCGCACGTCCTGCCCGGCGAGGACGGCACCTCGTTCGCCGTGTTCTTCAAGTTCCACCACGCCCTGGCCGACGGGCTGCGGGCGCTGATGCTCGCCGCCGCCCTCATGGACCCGGTGGACATGCCGGAACCCCGCCCGCGGCCCGCGGAGCCGCCCCGGAGCCTCTTCCCGGACGTCCGCAAGCTGCCGGGACTCGTCCGCGGCACCCTCTCCGACGTGGGCCGTGCCCTGGACATCGGCACCTCGGTCGCCCGCGCCACCCTCGGTGTCCGCTCCTCACCCGCGCTGACCTCGCGCCCCACCGGCACCCGCCGCATCGCGGGCGTCTCCCTCGACCTGGACGACGTGCACCGCGTCCGCAAGAGCGTCGGCGGCACCGTCAACGACGTCCTGATCGCCGTCGTCGCGGGCGCCCTGCGCACCTGGCTCGACGAGCGCGGCGACGGCAGCGAGGGCGTGGCGCCCCGCGCCCTGATCCCCGTCTCCCGGCGCCGCCCGCGCACCGCGCAGCCACAGGGCAACCGGCTCTCCGGCTACCTGATACGGCTTCCGGTGGACGACCCGGACCCGGTCGGCCGGCTGCGCGCGGTGCGTACGGCCATGGACCGCAACAAGGACGCGGGCCCCAACCGGGGAGCGGGCGCCGTGGCGCTGCTCGCCGACCACGTGCCGCCGCTCGGCCATCGTCTCGGCGGCCCCGTCGTCGGCCAGGCGGCCCGGCTGCTCTTCGACATCCTCGTCACCAGCGTGCCGCTGCCCAGCCTCGGTCTGAAGCTCGGCGGCTGCCCGCTCGCCGAGGTCTATCCGCTCGCGCCGCTGGCCCGCGGCCAGGCACTGGCGGTGGCGGTCTCGACGTTCCGCGGGCGGGTCCACTACGGGCTCGTCGCCGACGCGGAGGCCGTGCCGGACCTGCACCGGCTGGCCCGCGCGCTGACCGAGGAGGTGGAGACGCTGATCATCGCCTGCGGCCCCTGA
- a CDS encoding SDR family NAD(P)-dependent oxidoreductase translates to MTVTEDGQAALAVDTAEDDRAASAVDVAAEAYGPGIDPQRLAVCLSVLDELDRIDVDHPDAIAVRRATAGIYRTVKQRRRQDRRAAKTAHDKAVTESTATGSAQRIDDETEGILPSSVTEAGEIAGILQRPRSCYICKTRYVEVDYFYHQLCQDCAAENRTRRDARTDLTGKRALLTGGRAKIGMYIALRLLRDGAHTTITTRFPNDAIRRFKAMPDSDEWIGRLKIVGIDLRDPAQVVALADSVAAAGPLDILINNAAQTVRRSPQAYGELLAAESGPLPAGELPPAEVIGTFGSGAVAALPVPGGGALTAQDVTDLALVSGSASLERIAAGTAIDAGGLVPDLHDTNSWIQAVEEVTPVELLEVQLCNSTAPFILISRLRAAMAAARAERTYIVNVSAMEGVFNRGYKGAGHPHTNMAKAALNMLTRTSAQEMFEKDRILMTAVDTGWITDERPHPDKMRLADAGFHAPLDLVDGAARVYDPIVRGEQGEELYGVFMKDYAPGKW, encoded by the coding sequence ATGACGGTGACAGAGGACGGCCAGGCGGCTCTCGCCGTGGACACGGCAGAGGACGACCGGGCGGCTTCCGCCGTCGACGTGGCAGCGGAGGCGTACGGGCCCGGCATCGACCCGCAGCGGCTGGCCGTCTGCCTCAGCGTGCTCGACGAGCTCGACCGGATCGACGTCGACCACCCCGACGCCATCGCCGTGCGCCGTGCCACCGCGGGCATCTACCGCACGGTGAAGCAGCGCCGCCGACAGGATCGCAGGGCCGCCAAGACCGCCCACGACAAGGCCGTCACCGAGTCCACCGCGACCGGTTCCGCCCAGCGCATCGACGACGAGACCGAGGGCATCCTGCCCTCGTCCGTCACCGAGGCCGGTGAGATCGCGGGGATACTCCAGCGCCCGCGTTCCTGCTACATCTGCAAGACGCGCTACGTCGAGGTCGACTACTTCTACCACCAGCTCTGCCAGGACTGCGCGGCCGAGAACCGCACCCGCCGCGACGCCCGCACCGACCTCACCGGCAAGCGCGCCCTGCTCACCGGCGGCCGCGCCAAGATCGGTATGTACATCGCGCTGCGGCTGTTGCGTGACGGTGCCCACACCACCATCACCACCCGCTTCCCGAACGACGCGATCCGCCGCTTCAAGGCCATGCCCGACAGCGACGAGTGGATCGGCCGGCTGAAGATCGTCGGCATCGACCTGCGCGACCCGGCCCAGGTCGTCGCGCTCGCCGACTCCGTCGCCGCCGCGGGCCCGCTCGACATCCTGATCAACAACGCGGCCCAGACCGTACGCCGCTCGCCGCAGGCCTACGGTGAGCTGCTCGCCGCCGAGTCCGGCCCGCTGCCCGCCGGGGAGCTGCCGCCCGCCGAGGTCATCGGCACCTTCGGCTCCGGCGCGGTGGCCGCGCTCCCGGTTCCCGGCGGCGGCGCGCTGACCGCCCAGGACGTCACGGACCTCGCGCTGGTGTCCGGATCCGCGTCGCTGGAGCGGATCGCGGCCGGTACGGCCATCGACGCCGGCGGCCTCGTGCCCGACCTGCACGACACCAACAGCTGGATCCAGGCCGTCGAGGAGGTCACGCCGGTCGAGCTGCTCGAGGTCCAGCTCTGCAACTCCACCGCGCCGTTCATCCTCATCAGCCGCCTGCGCGCGGCGATGGCGGCGGCACGGGCCGAGCGGACGTACATCGTGAACGTCTCCGCGATGGAGGGCGTCTTCAACCGCGGCTACAAGGGCGCAGGCCACCCGCACACCAACATGGCCAAGGCCGCACTGAACATGCTCACGCGCACCAGTGCCCAGGAGATGTTCGAGAAGGACCGCATCCTCATGACCGCCGTCGACACCGGCTGGATCACCGACGAGCGTCCGCACCCCGACAAGATGCGCCTCGCCGACGCGGGCTTCCACGCCCCCCTCGACCTCGTCGACGGCGCGGCCCGGGTGTACGACCCGATCGTGCGCGGCGAGCAGGGCGAGGAGCTCTACGGGGTCTTCATGAAGGACTACGCGCCCGGCAAGTGGTAG
- a CDS encoding amidase, whose amino-acid sequence MSSWAGRTATEIAAAVREKRITPREVVAEHLARIERLDARVGAFRLVRSEAALAEADALAAHPDLAALPLAGVPVAVKDNLPVRGESCRQGSAATPDSAAEEDHVTVARLRAAGAVVVGLTNVPELCVFGTSDSVYGIARNPWDTSRTAGGSSGGGAAAVAAGMVPLALGNDGMGSLRIPAANCGLVGLKPGHGTVPAGIGHGDWFGMSENGPLATTVADARLMLAVLADTEAVRPSGNLLRKVAVSVRSPLAGVTVGRPYATAAREAAALLAGAGHQVRPADPPYPLWLGTTTLAHWTAGTAVDAADLDPRRLSRRTRVHAAVGRRFVAGVRTGARREQLRARLTPFFEEHDVLLTPALARRGPAAAAWHERGWLRNLLANTNYSPLTPPWNLTGWPAMAVPFGTLPGGAPCAVQLVGRPGSELELLELAGQLEELRPWRRTAPLD is encoded by the coding sequence GTGAGCAGTTGGGCCGGCCGGACCGCCACCGAGATCGCCGCAGCCGTCCGCGAGAAGCGGATCACCCCCCGCGAGGTGGTGGCCGAGCACCTCGCCCGGATCGAGCGGCTCGACGCCCGGGTCGGCGCCTTCCGGCTCGTACGGTCCGAGGCGGCGCTCGCGGAGGCCGACGCGCTGGCCGCCCACCCGGACCTGGCCGCACTCCCCCTCGCGGGCGTGCCCGTGGCCGTCAAGGACAACCTGCCGGTGCGCGGCGAGTCCTGCCGGCAGGGCTCGGCCGCGACCCCGGACTCCGCCGCCGAGGAGGACCATGTCACCGTGGCGCGGCTGCGCGCGGCGGGTGCCGTGGTGGTGGGCCTGACGAACGTGCCCGAGCTCTGTGTCTTCGGCACCTCGGACAGCGTGTACGGCATCGCCCGCAACCCGTGGGACACCTCGCGCACGGCCGGCGGTTCCTCGGGCGGCGGCGCGGCCGCCGTCGCCGCCGGAATGGTGCCCCTCGCGCTGGGCAACGACGGGATGGGGTCGCTGCGCATCCCGGCGGCCAACTGCGGCCTGGTCGGGCTGAAGCCGGGGCACGGCACGGTCCCGGCCGGCATCGGCCACGGCGACTGGTTCGGGATGTCGGAGAACGGGCCGCTCGCGACCACCGTGGCGGACGCCCGGCTGATGCTGGCGGTCCTGGCGGACACCGAGGCGGTACGGCCCTCCGGGAACCTCCTCCGCAAGGTGGCGGTCTCCGTACGCAGCCCCCTGGCCGGTGTGACCGTCGGCCGCCCGTACGCGACGGCGGCCCGGGAGGCGGCCGCGCTGCTGGCCGGAGCGGGTCACCAGGTGCGGCCCGCCGACCCCCCGTACCCGCTCTGGCTGGGCACCACCACGCTCGCGCACTGGACGGCGGGGACCGCGGTGGACGCCGCGGACCTCGACCCGCGGCGGCTCAGCCGCCGCACGCGTGTGCACGCCGCCGTGGGGCGCCGCTTCGTGGCCGGTGTGCGCACGGGTGCGCGGCGTGAGCAGTTGCGCGCGCGCCTGACGCCGTTCTTCGAGGAGCACGACGTGCTGCTGACGCCCGCGCTGGCCCGGCGCGGACCGGCCGCCGCGGCCTGGCACGAGCGGGGCTGGCTGCGCAACCTGCTGGCCAACACGAACTACTCGCCGCTGACTCCGCCCTGGAACCTCACCGGGTGGCCCGCGATGGCGGTGCCGTTCGGGACCCTGCCGGGCGGCGCCCCGTGCGCCGTCCAGCTGGTCGGGCGGCCCGGCTCCGAGCTGGAACTGCTGGAGCTGGCGGGACAGTTGGAGGAGCTGCGTCCGTGGAGGCGGACGGCGCCGCTGGACTGA
- a CDS encoding inositol oxygenase family protein: MELRSVEELMDLLHAGRGTRPTADGSGGPVDVHDHALQTAALLRRSHPADKELQVAGLVHGIGRLLRPGDATAHARPAPEWVGPLLGDRVSRLGRLHSGGRPDPRDADDALSLRQACDAGRVAGLHAGVLEDWRTVVELVAAQNSRLGAVD, translated from the coding sequence ATGGAGCTGCGCAGCGTCGAGGAGCTGATGGATCTGCTGCACGCCGGCCGGGGCACCCGGCCCACCGCGGACGGCAGCGGCGGCCCGGTGGATGTGCACGACCACGCGCTGCAGACCGCCGCCCTGCTGCGCCGGAGCCATCCCGCCGACAAGGAACTCCAGGTGGCGGGTCTGGTCCACGGCATCGGCCGGCTGCTGCGCCCCGGCGACGCCACCGCGCACGCCCGGCCCGCGCCGGAATGGGTGGGGCCGCTGCTCGGCGACCGCGTCTCCCGTCTGGGACGCCTCCACTCCGGCGGCCGGCCTGACCCCCGCGACGCCGACGACGCGCTGAGCCTGCGCCAGGCCTGCGACGCGGGCCGGGTCGCCGGACTGCACGCCGGGGTGCTGGAGGACTGGCGCACGGTGGTGGAGCTGGTGGCGGCGCAGAACTCCCGGCTCGGGGCTGTCGACTGA
- a CDS encoding permease — translation MQAILHALSIAGSMTWEITWALILGFTLSAVVQAVVRRATVARLLGDDRPRTLVLAAGLGAASSSCSYAAVALARSLFRKGANFTAAMAFEIASTNLVVELGVILALLMGWQFTVAEFVGGPVMIVVLAVLFRMFLREPLLRQAREQADRGLAGSMEGHAAMDMSVRGEGSFGRRLFSGAGFTSVAHVFVMEWAAILRDLVGGLLIAGAIAAWVPDSFWRSFFLDGHPLAAKLVGPLIGPLVAIASFVCSIGNVPLAVVLWKGGISFGGVVAFIFADLLILPILNIYRKYYGLRMTGFLLVTFYGAMVIAGYVVEILFSGLGLVPDQADARIPMEGVSWDYTTWLNIAFLLLAAALVWRFLRTGGPMMLRTMGGSPEAEEHPDPTGRDHPHGHR, via the coding sequence ATGCAAGCGATCCTGCACGCGCTGTCCATCGCCGGGTCGATGACCTGGGAGATCACCTGGGCGCTGATCCTGGGATTCACCCTGTCCGCCGTGGTCCAGGCGGTGGTGCGGCGCGCGACGGTCGCGCGGCTGCTCGGTGACGACCGGCCGCGGACGCTCGTCCTGGCCGCAGGGCTCGGCGCGGCGTCCTCGTCCTGCTCGTACGCGGCCGTGGCGCTCGCGCGCTCCCTGTTCCGCAAGGGTGCGAACTTCACCGCGGCGATGGCGTTCGAAATCGCCTCCACCAATCTCGTGGTAGAACTCGGCGTGATTCTCGCCCTGTTGATGGGCTGGCAGTTCACCGTCGCGGAGTTCGTCGGCGGCCCGGTCATGATCGTGGTACTCGCCGTGCTCTTCCGGATGTTCCTGCGCGAGCCGCTGCTGCGGCAGGCCCGGGAACAGGCGGACCGGGGACTCGCCGGGTCCATGGAGGGCCACGCGGCGATGGACATGTCGGTGCGCGGTGAGGGCTCCTTCGGACGCCGGCTGTTCTCCGGCGCGGGCTTCACCTCGGTCGCACATGTGTTCGTCATGGAGTGGGCGGCGATCCTGCGCGACCTGGTGGGCGGACTGCTGATCGCCGGCGCCATCGCCGCCTGGGTGCCCGACTCGTTCTGGCGCTCCTTCTTCCTGGACGGGCATCCGCTCGCCGCGAAGCTGGTCGGACCCCTGATCGGGCCGCTCGTGGCGATCGCCTCCTTCGTGTGCTCGATCGGCAACGTGCCGCTGGCCGTCGTGCTGTGGAAGGGCGGCATCAGTTTCGGGGGCGTGGTCGCGTTCATCTTCGCCGACCTGCTGATCCTGCCGATCCTGAACATCTACCGGAAGTACTACGGCCTGCGGATGACGGGCTTCCTGCTGGTCACCTTCTACGGGGCCATGGTGATCGCCGGGTACGTCGTGGAGATCCTCTTCAGCGGCCTCGGGCTCGTCCCCGACCAGGCCGACGCCCGGATTCCCATGGAGGGCGTCTCCTGGGACTACACGACCTGGCTCAACATCGCCTTCCTGCTGCTCGCGGCGGCGCTGGTGTGGCGCTTCCTGCGCACCGGCGGCCCGATGATGCTGCGGACCATGGGCGGCTCTCCGGAGGCGGAGGAGCACCCGGACCCCACAGGTCGTGACCACCCGCACGGCCACCGCTGA
- a CDS encoding SDR family oxidoreductase, producing MTSPYGLRGRAAIVTGASRGIGLAVAEELSRAGARVCVTARDADAVGRAAERLGGVALAGSVADPAHLRAVTELALREFGRIDLVVNNAATNQPYGPLMDVDPDRWRAAFTVNVEAALRLAQYAWHGWMGEHGGAIVNVCTEGADHVGPHVGAYGTSKAALLHLTRQLAGELAPGVRVNSVSPGLVRTEMARFVWEDSEDELGAGLPLGRIGRPEDVARAVAWLASDAAEWITGADLLVDGGTRVRAARGAGHALHDRLRSRAPDGGR from the coding sequence ATGACGTCACCGTACGGGCTGCGGGGCAGGGCCGCCATCGTCACCGGAGCCTCGCGCGGGATCGGGCTGGCCGTCGCCGAGGAGCTCTCCCGGGCGGGGGCACGGGTGTGTGTGACCGCCCGGGACGCGGACGCGGTGGGCCGGGCGGCCGAGCGGCTCGGCGGGGTCGCGCTCGCCGGTTCGGTCGCCGATCCGGCGCATCTGAGAGCCGTGACCGAGCTGGCGCTGCGCGAGTTCGGGCGCATCGACCTCGTGGTGAACAACGCCGCGACCAATCAGCCGTACGGCCCGCTCATGGACGTCGATCCGGACCGCTGGCGGGCGGCGTTCACCGTCAACGTCGAGGCCGCGCTGCGGTTGGCGCAGTACGCCTGGCACGGCTGGATGGGTGAGCACGGCGGCGCGATCGTGAACGTGTGCACGGAGGGCGCGGACCATGTGGGGCCCCACGTGGGCGCGTACGGCACCAGCAAGGCGGCCCTGCTGCACCTCACCCGGCAGCTCGCGGGCGAACTGGCCCCGGGGGTCCGGGTCAACTCCGTCTCCCCCGGTCTCGTCCGCACCGAGATGGCGCGCTTCGTCTGGGAGGACTCCGAGGACGAGCTCGGCGCCGGGCTCCCGCTGGGCCGTATCGGCCGGCCCGAGGACGTCGCGCGGGCGGTGGCGTGGCTGGCCTCCGACGCCGCCGAGTGGATCACGGGCGCCGATCTGCTGGTCGACGGCGGGACCCGGGTCCGGGCCGCGCGCGGGGCCGGCCACGCCCTGCACGACCGTCTGCGCTCCCGCGCACCGGACGGCGGCCGCTGA
- a CDS encoding alpha-L-fucosidase — protein MSTYPRRQVLGATAAAAAATALPLTAATGARAAEPADGRAGQWVPVPVPLPVPLDAHFDNDGIGRAAAPGGDFDGSGYTFPGEELPEGPVDVDGITFLFPSSAAGARNNVVALGQRLDLPRGRYLSALFLTAGSYGDASGTATVHYADGSTTTAGLGGADWYATGGSLSAPYRYRPDGGKDEHSVGIGTAEVWIDPRREAVALTLPTTRPAGENQTSLHVFALSLQPVSQGRALALRDAHSTFSLLESSGAQSVEATVVNAGTVAVLAGDRVTVGVEVPGARTVEPARVTRLDPGEQARIRVGIRNRVGTAPGTAREGTVVVEGRGRQAAAARSTLTLGVPDYLPTEESLAGHQAPYWFHRAKFGIFIHWGVYSVPAWSPVGEQYAEWYWNNLQNPDNAVYAYHREKYGEDFAYDDFIPMFTAHRFDPRAWVELFRDAGAQYHVLTSKHHEGFALWDTRVSDRNAVKMGPGRDLVRELFDASRRFTPELHRGLYFSMPEWFNPDNPWSGHAPRNPYTREAVPYTGYTAGKDYVKDYQAAQMLELIHGYDPSVIWCDIGGANDSPRVLAEYFNHGKNRPKPYEVTVNNRSGIGFHDFTTPEYTTYENTVVAKWESSRGLDPFSYGYNRATPDAAYMTAEEVVRSLVDIVSKNGNLLLDIGPRADGTIPEIMQTRLRETGRWLKVNGEAIYDTTYWSRMAQLGEDLRFTVRQNEAFYIHSLTAPGATLTVEAPVPVRGGDRVTLLGHDRPLNWTVRNGALVIDVPAAARRSGQYVWVFKVEWRD, from the coding sequence ATGAGTACGTATCCAAGACGTCAGGTTCTGGGAGCCACCGCGGCCGCCGCCGCCGCGACGGCTCTTCCCCTCACCGCCGCGACCGGGGCGCGGGCCGCCGAACCGGCCGACGGGCGGGCGGGGCAGTGGGTTCCCGTCCCCGTCCCGCTCCCCGTACCGCTCGACGCCCACTTCGACAACGACGGCATCGGCCGCGCGGCCGCCCCCGGCGGCGACTTCGACGGCTCGGGATACACCTTCCCCGGCGAGGAACTCCCCGAAGGCCCGGTCGACGTGGACGGCATCACCTTCCTCTTCCCGTCCTCCGCCGCGGGCGCCCGGAACAACGTGGTCGCCCTCGGCCAGCGCCTCGACCTCCCCCGTGGCCGCTACCTCTCGGCCCTGTTCCTCACGGCGGGCAGCTACGGCGACGCCTCCGGCACGGCCACCGTGCACTACGCCGACGGTTCGACGACGACCGCCGGGCTCGGCGGCGCGGACTGGTACGCGACGGGCGGCTCGCTGTCCGCCCCGTACCGCTACCGGCCGGACGGCGGCAAGGACGAGCACAGCGTCGGGATCGGCACGGCGGAGGTCTGGATCGACCCGCGGCGCGAGGCGGTCGCGCTCACCCTGCCGACCACCCGGCCGGCCGGGGAGAACCAGACCTCGCTGCATGTCTTCGCCCTCTCCCTGCAACCGGTGTCCCAGGGGCGGGCGTTGGCCCTGCGGGACGCGCACTCCACCTTCTCGCTGCTGGAGTCGAGCGGCGCGCAGAGCGTGGAGGCCACCGTCGTCAACGCCGGAACGGTGGCCGTCCTCGCGGGCGACCGGGTGACGGTCGGCGTCGAGGTGCCCGGGGCCCGCACCGTCGAGCCCGCGCGGGTGACCCGCCTCGACCCCGGAGAGCAGGCGCGGATCCGTGTCGGCATCCGCAACCGGGTGGGCACGGCGCCCGGCACCGCGCGCGAGGGGACGGTGGTCGTCGAGGGCCGCGGCCGGCAGGCGGCCGCCGCCCGCAGCACACTGACCCTCGGCGTGCCCGACTACCTCCCGACCGAGGAGTCCCTCGCCGGCCACCAGGCCCCGTACTGGTTCCACCGCGCCAAGTTCGGCATCTTCATCCACTGGGGCGTCTACTCGGTGCCCGCCTGGTCACCGGTGGGCGAACAGTACGCCGAGTGGTACTGGAACAACCTGCAGAACCCGGACAACGCGGTGTACGCCTATCACCGCGAGAAGTACGGGGAGGACTTCGCCTACGACGACTTCATCCCGATGTTCACGGCCCACCGCTTCGATCCGCGCGCCTGGGTGGAGTTGTTCCGGGACGCCGGCGCCCAGTACCACGTCCTCACCTCCAAGCACCACGAGGGCTTCGCCCTGTGGGACACGCGGGTGTCCGACCGCAACGCCGTGAAGATGGGCCCGGGGCGCGACCTGGTCCGCGAACTCTTCGACGCCTCACGGCGGTTCACGCCCGAGCTGCACCGCGGCCTGTACTTCTCCATGCCCGAGTGGTTCAACCCCGACAACCCCTGGTCGGGCCATGCCCCGCGCAACCCGTACACCCGGGAAGCGGTCCCCTACACCGGATACACCGCCGGCAAGGACTATGTGAAGGACTATCAGGCCGCGCAGATGCTGGAACTGATCCACGGCTACGACCCGTCCGTCATCTGGTGCGACATCGGCGGCGCCAACGACAGCCCGCGGGTGCTCGCCGAGTACTTCAACCACGGCAAGAACCGGCCGAAGCCCTACGAGGTCACCGTCAACAACCGCTCGGGCATCGGCTTCCACGACTTCACGACCCCCGAGTACACGACCTACGAGAACACCGTCGTCGCCAAGTGGGAGTCCAGCCGGGGCCTCGACCCGTTCAGCTACGGCTACAACCGGGCCACACCCGACGCCGCCTACATGACCGCCGAGGAGGTGGTCCGCAGCCTCGTCGACATCGTCTCCAAGAACGGCAACCTCCTGCTCGACATCGGGCCGCGCGCCGACGGCACCATCCCCGAGATCATGCAGACCCGGCTGCGCGAGACCGGCCGGTGGCTGAAGGTCAACGGCGAGGCGATCTACGACACGACGTACTGGTCGCGGATGGCGCAGCTCGGTGAGGACCTGCGGTTCACCGTGCGGCAGAACGAGGCCTTCTACATCCACTCGCTGACCGCGCCGGGCGCCACCCTCACCGTCGAGGCGCCGGTGCCGGTCCGCGGCGGTGACCGGGTGACCCTGCTCGGCCACGACCGGCCGCTCAACTGGACGGTACGGAACGGGGCCTTGGTGATCGACGTGCCGGCGGCGGCCCGCAGGTCCGGCCAGTACGTCTGGGTGTTCAAGGTGGAGTGGCGTGACTGA
- a CDS encoding GNAT family N-acetyltransferase, whose protein sequence is MLIREAVADDWPRIWPFWHRIVAAGESYTWDPDTPAEAARALWMAPGKRVYVAEDAAGTVVGSAYVTPNYGGPADRIANAGFMVDPDHAGRGIGRALAEHVLTVARADGYRGMVFNAVVETNPAVALWTSLGFTVLATVPDAYEHPRHGRVGLHIMYRAL, encoded by the coding sequence ATGCTGATCAGAGAAGCCGTGGCCGACGACTGGCCGCGGATCTGGCCTTTCTGGCACCGCATCGTCGCCGCGGGCGAGAGCTACACCTGGGACCCCGACACCCCGGCCGAAGCGGCCCGGGCCCTGTGGATGGCGCCGGGCAAGCGCGTGTACGTCGCCGAGGACGCCGCCGGCACGGTCGTCGGCTCGGCCTACGTCACCCCGAACTACGGCGGGCCCGCCGACCGCATCGCCAACGCCGGATTCATGGTCGACCCCGACCACGCGGGGCGCGGCATCGGCCGCGCGCTCGCCGAGCACGTCCTGACCGTCGCCAGGGCCGACGGCTACCGGGGCATGGTCTTCAACGCCGTCGTGGAGACCAACCCCGCCGTCGCGCTGTGGACCTCGCTCGGTTTCACCGTCCTGGCCACCGTGCCGGACGCCTACGAGCACCCCCGGCACGGGCGCGTCGGACTGCACATCATGTACCGCGCGCTCTGA